A single region of the Streptomyces sp. AM 4-1-1 genome encodes:
- a CDS encoding TetR/AcrR family transcriptional regulator C-terminal domain-containing protein — protein sequence MPMPTRRAGRRNQVLSREQILTAAIELLDGGGEGALTVRALSERLSTGAGAIAYHVGKRDDLLDAATETVVTAALAETPAPARSTPAEEIRVAALALFDAITAHRWLATRLTLQIVRNPVGPVTVGIFERIGQQVQALGVPRERWFDAASTLVHYILGAVSQNARVEGDSPGADGEVDRGEYFDAASARWRALAPGTYPFMHAIGGQMRDHDDREQFLTGITVILDGLVRLH from the coding sequence ATGCCGATGCCAACGCGCCGTGCCGGGCGGCGCAATCAGGTGCTCTCCAGGGAGCAGATCCTCACCGCCGCCATCGAGTTGCTGGACGGGGGCGGCGAGGGCGCACTGACGGTGCGGGCGCTCAGTGAGCGCCTGTCGACGGGGGCCGGGGCCATCGCGTATCACGTGGGAAAGCGGGATGATCTGCTGGACGCGGCGACCGAAACGGTCGTGACAGCGGCTCTGGCCGAGACACCCGCGCCGGCGCGGTCCACACCGGCCGAGGAGATCCGCGTGGCGGCACTGGCCCTGTTCGACGCGATCACAGCTCACCGGTGGCTGGCCACACGGCTGACCCTGCAAATCGTCCGCAACCCGGTGGGTCCGGTCACAGTCGGCATCTTCGAGCGGATCGGCCAGCAGGTGCAGGCCCTCGGTGTGCCGCGGGAGCGCTGGTTCGACGCGGCTTCGACACTCGTGCACTACATCCTCGGCGCGGTCAGCCAGAACGCCCGCGTCGAAGGGGACAGTCCCGGCGCCGACGGCGAAGTCGACCGCGGGGAGTACTTCGACGCGGCCTCGGCGCGATGGCGAGCACTCGCGCCCGGGACCTATCCGTTCATGCACGCCATCGGCGGCCAGATGAGGGACCACGACGACCGCGAGCAGTTCCTCACGGGCATCACCGTCATCCTCGACGGCCTCGTCCGTCTGCACTGA
- a CDS encoding lytic polysaccharide monooxygenase: protein MNMKKKWAATLGALVAPAVALGLPAPSASAHGWVVSPSSRQDQCANRVVQCGDIKYEPASVEGPKGLRTCSGGDPRWADLDNDSKGWKVTPVGTAQNLTWTIEARHATSNWQYFIGNQKIAQFNDNGRIPAATVNHQLNFSGFSGKQKLLAVWNIADTANAFYACIDVNIGGGNGGGGDGGGGDGGNNGGGGDDGGNGEEPGDCTTAAWNAGNVYNGGETVSYNGHNWRAKWWVAGDKPGTTGEWGVWEDLGAC from the coding sequence ATGAACATGAAGAAAAAGTGGGCCGCAACCTTGGGTGCTCTGGTCGCTCCCGCAGTGGCCTTGGGCCTCCCGGCGCCCTCGGCGAGCGCCCACGGCTGGGTGGTCTCGCCGTCCAGCCGGCAGGACCAGTGCGCCAACCGCGTGGTCCAGTGCGGTGATATCAAGTACGAGCCTGCGAGCGTCGAGGGTCCGAAGGGGCTGCGCACCTGTAGCGGAGGCGACCCCCGCTGGGCGGACCTGGACAACGACAGCAAGGGCTGGAAAGTCACCCCGGTCGGCACCGCGCAGAACCTGACGTGGACGATCGAGGCGCGCCACGCCACGAGTAACTGGCAGTACTTCATCGGCAACCAGAAGATCGCCCAGTTCAACGACAACGGCCGCATCCCCGCCGCCACGGTCAACCACCAGCTGAACTTCAGCGGGTTCAGCGGTAAGCAGAAGCTGCTCGCCGTCTGGAACATCGCGGACACCGCCAACGCGTTCTACGCCTGCATCGACGTGAACATCGGCGGCGGCAACGGCGGCGGCGGTGACGGTGGCGGCGGTGACGGTGGCAACAACGGCGGCGGCGGTGACGACGGCGGTAACGGCGAGGAGCCCGGCGACTGCACGACCGCGGCCTGGAACGCCGGCAACGTCTACAACGGCGGCGAGACCGTCTCGTACAACGGCCACAACTGGCGGGCCAAGTGGTGGGTGGCCGGCGACAAGCCCGGTACCACCGGCGAGTGGGGCGTCTGGGAGGACCTCGGCGCCTGCTGA
- a CDS encoding carbohydrate binding domain-containing protein has product MRSRHRLLACATVALLGGAGALMTPATAQAANLLTNPGFEAGDLAGWSCAGNTGSVVSSPVHGGTRALAGAASNSDTARCAQTVSVRPSTKYTLSAWVRGSYTYLGVQGGTSTWTASASDWKQLTVSFTTESSQQSAEIYLQGWYGQGTYYADDISLDGPGGSDDTDAPSAPGNPRATGTSATSVSLAWDAASDNVGVSGYDVYRDGTLATSVTGTSATVGGLTPSTAYRFTVRAKDRAGNASPDSAAVTATTGEGGGSGARFIQAAPYLYLGWGNPPSPAEVMKATGIKWYTMAFVLAQNGCNPTWDSQRPLTGGSDEAAIKAIRAAGGDVVPSIGGWSGNKLGPNCSTTEALASAYQKVIDAYDLKAIDIDIENTDEFENAAVQDRILGALKTVKQNNPGLRTIVTFPTLNTGPNSWGNRLIERARTLGADIDNFTIMPFNFGGQADMYGNTVKATEGLKTKLASTFGWTEQQAYNHVGISGMNDSSDAGEVTTPEIWTQIRDWANSHDLGRLAFWAVNRDRPAWQFTSITARFTG; this is encoded by the coding sequence GTGAGAAGTCGGCATCGCCTGCTCGCCTGCGCCACTGTTGCCCTGCTCGGCGGCGCCGGCGCGCTGATGACCCCCGCCACCGCGCAAGCGGCCAACCTGCTGACCAACCCCGGTTTCGAGGCCGGTGACCTCGCGGGCTGGTCCTGCGCCGGGAACACCGGCTCGGTCGTGAGCAGCCCCGTGCACGGCGGCACCCGCGCGCTGGCCGGGGCCGCGAGCAACTCGGACACGGCGCGGTGCGCGCAGACGGTGTCCGTGCGGCCCAGCACGAAGTACACCCTCTCGGCGTGGGTGCGCGGCTCTTACACGTACCTCGGTGTCCAGGGCGGCACGTCCACCTGGACGGCCTCCGCTTCTGACTGGAAGCAGCTGACGGTCTCCTTCACGACCGAGTCCTCCCAGCAGAGCGCCGAGATCTATCTGCAGGGCTGGTACGGGCAGGGCACGTATTACGCGGACGACATCAGCCTGGACGGTCCGGGCGGCAGCGACGACACCGACGCGCCCTCCGCGCCCGGCAACCCGCGTGCCACCGGAACCTCCGCCACCAGCGTCTCGCTGGCCTGGGACGCGGCCTCCGACAACGTCGGCGTCAGCGGTTACGACGTGTACCGCGACGGCACCCTGGCGACCTCGGTGACTGGCACATCGGCGACCGTCGGCGGGCTGACGCCCAGCACCGCGTACCGCTTCACGGTCCGGGCGAAGGACCGGGCGGGCAACGCGTCACCGGACTCCGCGGCCGTCACCGCGACCACCGGCGAGGGCGGCGGCAGCGGCGCCCGCTTCATCCAGGCCGCGCCGTACCTCTACCTCGGCTGGGGCAACCCGCCGAGCCCGGCCGAGGTCATGAAGGCCACCGGCATCAAGTGGTACACCATGGCCTTCGTCCTCGCGCAGAACGGCTGCAACCCGACCTGGGACAGCCAGCGCCCGCTGACCGGCGGCTCGGACGAGGCGGCGATCAAGGCGATCCGGGCGGCGGGCGGCGACGTCGTCCCGTCCATCGGCGGCTGGAGCGGCAACAAGCTCGGGCCCAACTGCTCGACGACCGAAGCGCTCGCCAGTGCCTATCAGAAGGTCATTGACGCCTACGACCTCAAGGCCATCGACATCGACATCGAGAACACCGACGAGTTCGAGAACGCCGCTGTCCAGGACCGCATCCTCGGCGCCCTGAAGACCGTCAAGCAGAACAACCCCGGCCTCCGCACCATCGTCACCTTCCCCACCCTCAACACCGGGCCCAACTCGTGGGGCAACCGCCTCATCGAACGCGCCCGGACCCTCGGGGCGGACATCGACAACTTCACCATCATGCCGTTCAACTTCGGCGGCCAGGCCGACATGTACGGCAACACCGTCAAGGCCACCGAAGGCCTCAAGACCAAGCTCGCCTCCACCTTCGGCTGGACCGAACAACAGGCCTACAACCACGTCGGCATCTCCGGCATGAACGACTCGAGCGACGCCGGTGAGGTCACCACGCCCGAGATCTGGACCCAGATCCGTGACTGGGCCAACAGCCACGATCTCGGCCGGCTCGCCTTCTGGGCGGTCAACCGCGACCGCCCAGCCTGGCAGTTCACCTCCATCACGGCCCGTTTCACCGGTTGA